The sequence GAAAAGAACAGCGAACTTGCCGGTCTGGACGCATCGCTACAACTTTGTGCGTCCGCATACGGCTCTTGGCAGAAAACCTCCAGCCTCAAGGCTGAGCGGAGGGTGAACAACGTGTTGACACTCTACAACTA comes from Desulfovibrio porci and encodes:
- a CDS encoding integrase core domain-containing protein, with translation KRTANLPVWTHRYNFVRPHTALGRKPPASRLSGG